The sequence below is a genomic window from Theobroma cacao cultivar B97-61/B2 chromosome 6, Criollo_cocoa_genome_V2, whole genome shotgun sequence.
GTCTTTTTCAATCTTTGGTTATAGTCACTGGAGGTATTTTGTTGGGTCTAGTCTGTTGGTCTGGCTTTCCTCAGAAATTTAAATGTCTGATggtttctttttaaattttgatttattcatATGACATCATATTATCTGCAGTCTTGTCTTTTTAGTCAACTGATTAAGATAGGTTCATATTAATCTTCTGATATTATGTTTGTCTGTTTCTGATGCTTTTGATTAACATGTGATAATTGGTATGGTCAGAGCATCCTTGGATGAGAGAAGGTGGGGAAGCATCAGACAAGCCAATAGATAGTGCAGTTCTCTCCAGATTGAAGCAATTCAGGGCAATGAATAAGCTGAAGAAACTTGCATTGAAGGTACAGTATCAAACTGGATTGAAGAAGCTCCTTAATACAAAAAGTTTGTCTTTAACTACAGTCAAAATTGTGATATGATTGCAAATGTGGTACATTTACGTTTTTGGACCAGTTGTGATAGTGGCCCTTCTAGTAATACTGTAAATTTTCTATAGTTGAATATTCCATAGGCATATTTGGCATGCAGTAAGTATGCAGAGAACAGAATCACAATTTCTTAGTGCTCATATGGCTGTTTGTTCTGACTAAAGAAGCTGAGAATGGGCATTTTGATTTCCTCATATAGAACAACAGCCACCGTTCTCAGTGCAATTATGGGCCAATGCCGCACCTAGTAGTCTAGCACCCCATCCACACCACCAGCATCACAATGTTGCCATCACTGATCAAACCTATGTCCATTGCCAGCACTTCAATGAGCAGCTCACAGCAGCACTACTAGTCTCCACTATCAAGTGCTGCCCAGCCACCAGTCCACAGCTACTTCACTTCTGTCATGACCATGCACACCATAAATCCTCCACTTCTATTACTAAACAATAGCATGGCCATGACTGCAGGCCTTTGCTTATTCTATAGCCTTCTTAATCTACCTAAGCATGATAGTTTATGCAGTATACTTGTTTTCTTTCAACAGATATCCTGAAAGTATTTAGACCTTTGAGTTATACCGGTGTAGATGGTTACGGTTCTTCTTTCTGTCTTCATTTAATAATGTTGGTTTATTTGGAAATTCCCTAGGTTATTGCAGAAAATCTATCTGAAGAAGAGATTAAAGGTCTTAAAGCAATGTTCACAAACATGGACACAGACAAGAGTGGCACAATCACCTATGAGGAACTGAAGGCAGGTTTGGCTCGTCTTGGATCAAAGCTCTCTGAAGCTGAAGTCAAGCAATTAATGCAAGCTGTAAGTTTTCATCTACCCCTCAACTGATACCATTGCTATTTGTTTACAGTTGAATATTGCTTGCATCTAACACTCAACTGGCATCCTTGGAATTATGTGCAATACATTTCAGGCTGATGTGGATGGAAATGGAACGATAGACTATATTGAATTTATCTCAGCTACAATGCATAGATACAGACTTGAAAGAGATGAGCACCTGTACAAAGCATTCCAGTATTTTGATAAAGATAACAGTGGGTGAGTCCTGAGGTTTcctattttcataattatagCTGCATCGTTTTACTGATCTCATCCTAAACTGTCTGCACTGGCCATTGAACTAATTATTTCTACTAAAGAGCATATGAATTTTTTCCTgttaaatgttaaaaatacACGTGCAAGCAATGGCTATGGCCTAGCTCAGTGATCCTGTTATATCTGTTACTATCTAGATTGTTTGGTTTTCTACCATATTGTGCACTGAAGTAACATCAGATTTTCATTTATGACTTCTGGATCTTCTCTTCAAAGGTTCTGAATAAGAGATTCTTCAGGAGCTAAAATTTTGAGGGGCTTCCACGACAAATTTATAGACTGCCCTTTGTTTGAGATATTTCATCACCATGTATTATTCTTTGCAGGTACATCACAAAGGATGAATTAGAGACTGCTATGAAGGAGTATGGAATGGGTGATGAAGCCAGCATCAGGGAAGTGATCTCTGAGGTGGATACAGATAACGTAAGTTTGTTTCCAAATCAAGCTTTGGAAACTTCTTATAAGGTTATTAATTAATGGTACTGATACCATTTGAATTGAACAGGATGGGAAAATTAACTATGAGGAGTTCTGCACAATGATGAGAAGTGGGACACAACAAACTGGAAAGCTTTTTTAGATGTTATTGATGGTTCCATTACCAAGTAACGACCGAGTTTCGGAAGACTGAAGTGATGTAACAGCGTCAGCAGGAGTAGAGAAATCACACCAGAAGGTCTGGTGTGGATATAGACTCGATAGTCCAggatcattttcttttatggtCCTTAGACATCCTGATTCTAAAGGTGGGTAGTTTGAGAAATCGAGggtattaattaaaattgatttaagttgCATTGCTTATGTATATCTACTATCTAAATAATTTATCTATCAGTTTCCAAGTTCTTTCcctgatttttctctttttaggGTGATTCATTTTATCTTTATGAAATGGCTCATAACGCGATCATGTTCTTTTGTCAAATTACTCTTACATCAATATTACTGCAGCCTAAATCTTGTCCACAGCTGGTATTgtcaaataataaatggagATCCCTACCTGGTAACTGATAAGGTTTGTTTCTGACAGATTTCAATGAAAGGAATTACAATTTGAATTTCGAAGAACCAGTAGCTAAACCTTAAGGAATTTGGGTGGTAACTTTAACTAGAGCCTGAGTTTATGGGTGGATTGGAGCCATGCCACTGGTCTTCCAAAAATTTGTTCCAGGGGCTGTCAGCTGTTGATAGATAAGAGGTGCCATACttaaataagaagaaaacttAAGGTCcttaatgaacttttcttcaaCCCATCATTAGCTTGGGTAGGATTCAATTCCAAAATCTTAAGACTCTACAGCTCTCTGGCTGTTGCACCTTCGTCAATGGCAAGATTAAGGAAAGCATATAGACAGCACCTTCATCACACAGCTCTCTGGCTGTTGCACCTTCATTAGCTTGAGTAAGGCTCAGATCACATGCTCTCAGGGGCCAAAAGAAGATTGAACTGTCTGCTTCAGGTTTGATGTTCACGACTGCTTATGACAGACATTGACGGAAAACTGTTCAATCTTGTTTGGGTCGTAACCACTTGCCAGGCTTTGTTACAGAGCTCAGTCCCCATTTCATCAGGgcaaacaaaaacataaacagGGTATTTGAATATCGCAAGTATCAGCAACCTTATCAAGCACACTTCACCAGACAAAACAAAATGTATCTTACACCACCCCCCCTCCACTTGCAATTCTTTAGCTGCAAGGCTGTTAATATTTTACTCAATTTTAACCAGGAAGCCAGTGAATCATCAAGAGGGTGTGCATGTACTCATTATTATACaactcctttttcttctttctgcACCAGCACATTTTCCACAGAACCCCAAAGAAGAATATCTTAAAAAATACAACCTTGCCCTTAGCAAAATGTGTTGTCTATAAGACACAGACTGAGGGCTGATTCGTCCTCCTCCATGAACTACAACATACCTGGTTTTATGAACCATTTGTTTAAAGGGTGAGGGTGCCCAATTGGGAGGGGTTTAGTTTAAAATTAGAAAGATGGTATCCAAGGTTTTAGCTTCATATTCCCCTGACAAAACCTGCATTAGAGACAACCATCTAAGTTACACTTTCCACGTGAGGTTGTTTTTCTATATTGTATTTTGTACCCCATTAAGCAAATTACTTGCATTTGTGTGCAGACATTTTGCTTTATACCTGGGAAAAGGAAGTGCTGCTCCCTAGTCAAGACAGATAGCAAATTtcccatcttttttttttcagtaatcataatcataataacCCCATGGACATGGTCAGTCATTTTGCATTTATGTATTGATAATTGGGGTACATTTTTTAAACTATGACCTTCAAATAGACCTTCACCAGTTGACTACGGTGACCACATTAATCAATTTATTGAAAGGGGTGCTTACTTAATTAATCTAAGATTAATTCTATGTCAATCTGATAATTGGTTCTGACCAAATAGGAATGGATGAATTTTCATGCATTTTAGCAAGCTTCGATTCAAATGGGTACTTAGTTGTACCCCATCTGAGcacaaaattcttcaagcttGAATCTATATGAGTTCCATCAACCTGCTGAACCTGAGACAGTCACTGAGCTACAGTATTCAATAAGCAAATCTATTCTGATTTTTTCATGCTCATATCAACATAAACCAGATGCAGTCCAATGGCATAGAAATTGGGTCATCACAATGGAAGACAGGTGATATATGGTTAGATTCTTGATATACATAAACCAGGAACAGAAGTTGCAGATCTGATCATTTCCAAAAGTAGTGGGTCAGGTCAAAGGGTAGCCATTGCCCATTGACATTCTCCCACCACATTTTGATCTGTGTCCTATTTGGAAGTGGGTAGAATTCTTATATCCATTCTAGCTgtataatttcatttctagTTTTTGTTTGTTCTAGTACAGAGTAACATTACTTAACCAGTGCCTTGCCTCGGATGCTTAAAAATGGGGCACAGCCTCACCACTATAGAACAAACAAATGATAATCTAATAAACTGGGGGGCTTTACATATCCTAAGATTACTTCTGAtcttttttagtttgagattAAAAAGAAAGTGGACAGATAGAGAGAGACGCACGTGGGGCTGCATGCCTCACTGCTCGCtgttctctttttcttttacaaaacTGAAACGAAAACCAGACGCCAAAGGCTCATCTTTTTGATCActaatctctctctctctctctctctctccctttaAACATCAGTTTCATTTCCTTCTTCTTACTTCTTAGTCCTATCATtaactttttcttgtttgtaaGTGAACAAGTTGCTTCAACTTTGACAGTTTTCTGACTTTGTTTTCAAGAGAAACTTCCTGCTTTCTCTTTTGACATAGACATAGTTGGTCTTTCTTCATGTTGACTTAAGCATCTGAACATCAACAGTAAACTAAACCAATCTACTTTgggttttaaaaaaaaaaccacctTTTTGATGTGGGTTTCCCTTCAAGTTGCAAACTTTAGTTGCACTGTTTactaacaaaatattttctacTTTTCTTGTGAAGCTTTTATCAGGGTTTTTCCTTGGTGGATACTTTGGTTATGTGATATTTGGTTTTATTCGTTTTGGGAGTAGCTTCTCAGTTCCAATGGTGGAACTTCAATCCTGCGCCAGCTTGGTCAATGCTTCTGCACTGTGTGCAATAGAGCAAGAAATGAAGGGAGAGAGTGTAAATGTCATTGCAGAGATCGCGGCTGAGTtgcaaagagagagagaaaaaaatgcagaGCTTATGAAGAGAATATCATCACTTGAAGCCCAAATACAAGAGAGGGAGAAGGAATCTCTTCTAACCAATGAAAAAGTATGGCTTCCCCACTTTAATTTAGtctgtttttattattctccCATCTCTTTCAAATGTGCATTATTTTCCAGTAATTAAGCATACATGATCAAATGCACATTTCATATTTATCTCTGGTAGGACGTTGTTCTGATATCTCATTCACAAAGCCAAATAATAGTATTATTGTCTATTTGTAATAGGATGGACATTAGTTTTGATACAGGAGCCATTGAGTAACTGAACGAAACATGTAGGAGACCTTCTGTGAGATGAACATTGTAGATTTTTGGAATATCTTTTATCTTCTTGCCTTCTCAAGTTCTTGGTATTTGATTAATGGTCCAATAATGGACTTTTTCagtgaaaattttgttcaTGAAACATGGTATTGTAATTCATAGAGCTAAtatactttgtttttccattttcaaatGCTATTTCAAAGCAACTAACTTGGCTTCTTTCACCTGTTAGCTGAATCCAAGCAAAAGTCTACTGTCACTGCTTAATGGCCTGGCCTCTTATGTTCTCTCACAGGTCAGCTGTCTTGATACCACAGAGAGAAGCCTCAAAAGGTTCAAAAGACAGAAGATAGAAACATATAGTCATAGAACTGAAGATGGAAAGAGTACCAAAACTGAAATGGCCTCTAAGGCAGAGAATGGCACACAATGCATGCCTTCGACAGATGAAAATCAGGATGATCGCTTAGTTAACTGGATGAGCATGGATGAGACTCTTTTTTCgcattttgataaatttaaagacaGTGACCTTGCTGCAGATCGTGAGGATACAGATGACagtgatgatgaagatgaatATTATGAAGAGGATGATCCTAACACTGGTTATAAAGATAGGGAAACTGAGGAAAATCTAAGAAGTGCTTATGAAGAACAACCTCATGAGGATGGTGTTGGCCCAGGAATGCATATATCTTGTCTGCAAAGTTATTCCACCAGTCAGAGTGAGCTGACATTTACAAACAGTAGCCagttgataaaagaaaatagagaaaaggATTACACACTACAGGATATACAAGTAGTTTTTAACAGAAACAACCCGAAGTATGTCATGAAGGAAACAGAAAAGAATGGAGAACACAAGTCTCCAGCACATATGGCAACTTCTGGGCAAGAGCCTTGTCAGACAGTGTCTGGAAAGACATCTTCAAATAAGAAACCTCCGAAAGTTCCTTTCTGTCcgaaagaaataagaaaaatacttGCATCAGATGcccttttattgaaaaatgcTCAGTCACACACCATAAGGAAGATAATTGTCTTTGCATCCCTTGGCATAAGGAATGGATGTGAAGATATGTATGAGTTAGACTTCAATCACTTCAGCATTTTAAGGAAGGGGGATCCGTATGTTTCTCCAAAGAATCCAGGGGTAAGCAACCTAACTTTATGATGTTAATGAATTGTCTTCACCTTGCTCAGCTGACAGCTACTAATATAGTTGCTTCAGATATATAAGTTTTCGCTATGATCAGAGCCAGTAGTTTAATAGTTGCTTTCATTGTTCTAATGTATTATTGCTGCCCTTAGAAATTATGGCCTTTATTCCAAGTTATCTGGAGGGTACATtgtcttagttgactaacaagaaagaaacttaaattcattaatcaCAGGAGCATGTCTTATATGAGAACCCTGGTGTCCAGAGGAAGGTTTTCTATCCGAACCGACAGAATCCAACACTATGTCCTGTTCAAATACTTGAGGAAGAGAAAACTATGCGTCCTTCTGATCCTTGCTGTCCATCATGCCTATTTTTGTGCATCAAGTATGGTGGAAGGACAAGAAATCTTCCTCAAAATGAGTAAGTATGGCTTTGATAATCGATTTGCTATATTATTGTTAGCTTTTGTACACCCTTAGACACCACAATTCGTTTCTTATTTAAGTGCTTGCCTGTTAAAAGCCTGACTATTGCGAATGTTCTTGATAAACACCATAGCTTTACACTTATTCTTCACCTAAAATTACTTGAGCTTGTACCTCATCAGCCTAATCTAGAAATACTTGTGGGCTGAATTTTTCCAGATATGTCAGGCAGCGAATGGGAAGAAATAAACTAAAGTCTTTCGGACCTGTCATGTGCCGAATGGCAATGCTAGTCCATATTCGCAGTGGGAGCTTCTTCTTCAAGGCCTTGGGCATCACACTTCTGTTCATGGCAGGTTTTCCTGATGACCTTGttcaaagagaaacaaaatacAGGAACTTAGACTTGCTGCAAAAGTATTATAGGTAAGGGGTTCCACAGAAATAGTAAACTTGTAGAACAAACGTGTACATATAAAACGGAAGAAGAGGACATAATACTAGATTTGGGTTGCACTTTGCCACTTTATGATCTCTCACCTTTGCAATTAATCTGGTTCAGTAAACTAGCAAACAACCACATAGATTACTCTGCTATATCTGTCCGATAGGTGTTCGACCTCCTCATTGCTTTTGCACTATTTGCATGGTCTTTTCTGAATATCCGCAGACACTTAACAGCTGAATCTTATAGGGCAGTTCACTTAATATTCAACCTTCACATTACAGGACAGACGAAGATGCTGAAGATGAAGAATTGTTTCTTTCGCATCCAATAGCTTTTGACACTGTAAGATTGCAATTCCTGAATCACAACGTACTACATTTCATTTATAGTTATTAAGGATTTAAGTTTCTTTTTGCTGGTGTGACAATTTTAATGCTTGGTACTACCAGTGTGCCATGTTACCAAGGAGAAAGATAACACGATTCTACATGGGAGGAGATTTGGCTACGAGCTATGAGTTATTTCTTAATATACAATAATGAGAGTTGGAACCACATCAAATCCCCATAAAAACCATTTATGCTCTGAGTCATTTGAGTACTAAAAACCCTTGTTCAGGGGAGGAATTTGCAGTTGTGTCTATATTTGTATGTTGTCCCTAATTCTACAATGGAAGCTGACCCTAGAAAATTAAGTGGATAGGGTGAAGGATACATCATTCTGATAGAAATGATACAATGCATTTGTTATCTAGTGATGCATGATAGCAGAGCCTTCTCTATAGGTGCTATGATCTCATCTTGAATCCGTTACCAGTTTTCCTTTAGATTAAAGGATAGTTTCTGAGTTCTAAGTTTCTTGCTTCTTCAGCAGGCTCGTTCTAGTTCTCAGCAATTAACTGGGAAGACTACCTCAACAAAATCAAAGGGAAGAAGGCAGACAAACTCCAGCAGCAAGTCCCACAATTTTCCAAAAGCCTCGGTTCAAGAATCAGCACCTTCGACCTCAACACCTGGTACCCAATTTGGGCTGATGGGCTACACCTCAATCCAAACCCAAGCAACGGCAGCATTTCAGTCCACACAATTACAGACTCCAGCTGAAACTACACAAGTCTCAAACCCAATGATGAAGAGTCTTGGAAACAATGTGTCCTACCATAATCAAACCGCATATCACTTGTTTCCACCACAGCCAGCAAATACTTTCATGCCTATGGTATATTGGCCTCCACCAGTTGTCTTTCCTCCCAGTCCTTATCCAACTTCATATGGTTATCGATCTTATCCAACTAATGCAAACAACATTTCCATCCATCCACAGCCTTACTACAATCACCCTTCTTCCAGTTCGTTTATCCCTAAGATAATAGAACGCAATAGGACGGATGTTTCGGCATCCTTGGAACCGGATAGTGACTCAGATAGCAGTTTAAGCAGTTCGGAAGAACCAAAAGAGGCATTAGCAAGCTGTAGGTAGTGGACTGAATATGCTTATACAATGTTTCTTGTAAATTATCATTACAGGAAAAGGAACTTGGTAAAAGAAAGCTGTGACATAAATGCATCTCGGTGAGCCTTTTCTTCACATCATGTGCGTGACTTAATACGTTATGCATTCATGTACTTTCCACCGCTGCATAGATCATGATACAGATAAGTTTTTATGGGGTCAGGAGTCCTGCAGTCCTGCCATTGCAACATTTGTTTGATGAATAAGTTACCAATCTGCCTCAAACATGCAAGATCATTTGCCATAATTTGATGAACATTCTCTAGTCTGTACAAACTCGAAAATACAGCAGTGAACTGGAAATTTGTAAGTATAATTCCTGCTTCTGATAAGCCTTTTGTGATAGTGTACAGAATTTCTGGGAAGGCCGGTGGCAAGGCTTAGACCTGAAGGGTATTTTAGTGGAATTAAGGCTACTTCAGGATTTTCATTTGGCTTGTTCTCGATATTTAAAATTCAATGATACGATGGTCATCACCATAACTGTCTGCCCATGCTTGGAGCATTTGCCTCCCAACTTTGATAGTGAGACTCAGGCCCACACCTTCATTCTTCATTCATCTCTGTCTGCACTACAATTATATATACCAGTGGCCACCTACCAagagataaattttcattgcGTTCATATGCTTAAAATCCATATTTCTTGACATAATggaaaatctttcttttatcatCCAAGATTCAACCTGTTTTAATATCCACTGTTGGCATTCACATCAGATGTGGCCACCTACCAagagataaattttcattgcaTTCATATGCTTAAAATCTATAGTTCTTGACATAATggaaaatctttcttttagcATCCAAGATTCAACCTATCTTAATATCCACTGTTAGCCAATCATTGACCCAACAACTTTTTGAGTGTAAACTCAAGCTCAAGTTGCTAGTAGTGATGGACttgaattattatataaatctTAACAATTACACTCATATCTGATGTGGGATGTGAGATATCATAATGTGCTCAAAATCTTGATATCCTCGTCAATGCCATATATCACATTTACGGGATTAAGATCTCACCAAAATAATATGAAAGCTCACATCACTTGGGACCATAGTCTCTTCactaaagttttcatttcttcttgtTGTTGGGATGGGGTCTTTTTCACTAATTTGATCCATGCACTCATCAGTCATCACCATGACATCATGAAAGAGAAGGCTCAAGCATGAATCATCAAATGTATTAAATCATTGAAATCCATGCATCATACACCATCAACACCAT
It includes:
- the LOC18597146 gene encoding uncharacterized protein LOC18597146 isoform X3, with the translated sequence MVELQSCASLVNASALCAIEQEMKGESVNVIAEIAAELQREREKNAELMKRISSLEAQIQEREKESLLTNEKVSCLDTTERSLKRFKRQKIETYSHRTEDGKSTKTEMASKAENGTQCMPSTDENQDDRLVNWMSMDETLFSHFDKFKDSDLAADREDTDDSDDEDEYYEEDDPNTGYKDRETEENLRSAYEEQPHEDGVGPGMHISCLQSYSTSQSELTFTNSSQLIKENREKDYTLQDIQVVFNRNNPKYVMKETEKNGEHKSPAHMATSGQEPCQTVSGKTSSNKKPPKVPFCPKEIRKILASDALLLKNAQSHTIRKIIVFASLGIRNGCEDMYELDFNHFSILRKGDPYVSPKNPGEHVLYENPGVQRKVFYPNRQNPTLCPVQILEEEKTMRPSDPCCPSCLFLCIKYGGRTRNLPQNEYVRQRMGRNKLKSFGPVMCRMAMLVHIRSGSFFFKALGITLLFMAGFPDDLVQRETKYRNLDLLQKYYRTDEDAEDEELFLSHPIAFDTQARSSSQQLTGKTTSTKSKGRRQTNSSSKSHNFPKASVQESAPSTSTPGTQFGLMGYTSIQTQATAAFQSTQLQTPAETTQVSNPMMKSLGNNVSYHNQTAYHLFPPQPANTFMPMVYWPPPVVFPPSPYPTSYGYRSYPTNANNISIHPQPYYNHPSSSSFIPKIIERNRTDVSASLEPDSDSDSSLSSSEEPKEALASCR
- the LOC18597146 gene encoding uncharacterized protein LOC18597146 isoform X1, encoding MVELQSCASLVNASALCAIEQEMKGESVNVIAEIAAELQREREKNAELMKRISSLEAQIQEREKESLLTNEKLNPSKSLLSLLNGLASYVLSQVSCLDTTERSLKRFKRQKIETYSHRTEDGKSTKTEMASKAENGTQCMPSTDENQDDRLVNWMSMDETLFSHFDKFKDSDLAADREDTDDSDDEDEYYEEDDPNTGYKDRETEENLRSAYEEQPHEDGVGPGMHISCLQSYSTSQSELTFTNSSQLIKENREKDYTLQDIQVVFNRNNPKYVMKETEKNGEHKSPAHMATSGQEPCQTVSGKTSSNKKPPKVPFCPKEIRKILASDALLLKNAQSHTIRKIIVFASLGIRNGCEDMYELDFNHFSILRKGDPYVSPKNPGEHVLYENPGVQRKVFYPNRQNPTLCPVQILEEEKTMRPSDPCCPSCLFLCIKYGGRTRNLPQNEYVRQRMGRNKLKSFGPVMCRMAMLVHIRSGSFFFKALGITLLFMAGFPDDLVQRETKYRNLDLLQKYYRTDEDAEDEELFLSHPIAFDTQARSSSQQLTGKTTSTKSKGRRQTNSSSKSHNFPKASVQESAPSTSTPGTQFGLMGYTSIQTQATAAFQSTQLQTPAETTQVSNPMMKSLGNNVSYHNQTAYHLFPPQPANTFMPMVYWPPPVVFPPSPYPTSYGYRSYPTNANNISIHPQPYYNHPSSSSFIPKIIERNRTDVSASLEPDSDSDSSLSSSEEPKEALASCR
- the LOC18597146 gene encoding uncharacterized protein LOC18597146 isoform X2, which produces MVELQSCASLVNASALCAIEQEMKGESVNVIAEIAAELQREREKNAELMKRISSLEAQIQEREKESLLTNEKLNPSKSLLSLLNGLASYVLSQVSCLDTTERSLKRFKRQKIETYSHRTEDGKSTKTEMASKAENGTQCMPSTDENQDDRLVNWMSMDETLFSHFDKFKDSDLAADREDTDDSDDEDEYYEEDDPNTGYKDRETEENLRSAYEEQPHEDGVGPGMHISCLQSYSTSQSELTFTNSSQLIKENREKDYTLQDIQVVFNRNNPKYVMKETEKNGEHKSPAHMATSGQEPCQTVSGKTSSNKKPPKVPFCPKEIRKILASDALLLKNAQSHTIRKIIVFASLGIRNGCEDMYELDFNHFSILRKGDPYVSPKNPGEHVLYENPGVQRKVFYPNRQNPTLCPVQILEEEKTMRPSDPCCPSCLFLCIKYGGRTRNLPQNEYVRQRMGRNKLKSFGPVMCRMAMLVHIRSGSFFFKALGITLLFMAGFPDDLVQRETKYRNLDLLQKYYRTDEDAEDEELFLSHPIAFDTARSSSQQLTGKTTSTKSKGRRQTNSSSKSHNFPKASVQESAPSTSTPGTQFGLMGYTSIQTQATAAFQSTQLQTPAETTQVSNPMMKSLGNNVSYHNQTAYHLFPPQPANTFMPMVYWPPPVVFPPSPYPTSYGYRSYPTNANNISIHPQPYYNHPSSSSFIPKIIERNRTDVSASLEPDSDSDSSLSSSEEPKEALASCR